From Lycium ferocissimum isolate CSIRO_LF1 unplaced genomic scaffold, AGI_CSIRO_Lferr_CH_V1 ctg24739, whole genome shotgun sequence:
GTACAATGTATATTATGTGAAGGTAAATATTAATTAGTAGAAATTAAAGGATTTAACAAAGTAAGATTAATTGTAACGAGGCAAAAATCCTTtaaaaatgaaacgatgatttAACTATTAAAGATTTGTGATAAAATAACGAAAGTAATGTTGAtagaaaatagtaaatgaaagtaatgatattaatagcaataaaatagtagcgaaaataaaaataaaaataaaatatttaaatttaattaatttaaaatcccgagaaaataaattgaaataaatagaCAAAATCAAGGCCAACACACCCCAACCCAACACACCTACTATGTTGTTATAAGCATTTTTTAAAGAACACCCGAACTTCCTTTGCTTTCTAGCCTTGGATGTCCCTTGTGTACCTTATTCCACAATGCTCCTTGATCCTTCTACACCACTAGTTGCAATGAAAATAAGGGGAGAGTTAGGAACATATTtcctctaatttttttcttttatggggGGGTTGACAGAGAAGATAATCTACAAGCGAGTTACGCTTTTTGCCCATGTTTGATAACATTTCTAGAGTGGAACTTCCATTTTAGTTTCGAAAATACGAATGGTCATTCTGCATCAATTTTACTTTGTTCAGCTTACTTCCCTACCTAAATGTTTACTGTTCGATGACAAACCATAcgaaatttaatttaaaaaaaaaaaaaaacagatctTAGAAGCAGTAATCAAGTCTAAACATGTGATTTTTTGTCACtaagaactccaacaattaACGACTTTCCTATGGATTCAAGAGGTTGCTTTAGGATATGGATCAAATgcaaattattatatatataataaaagaacTAAAACAGAATTTATCATGTAAAGTAGTGTTATTTCTAACCTCGATGGCGATGAGCTAACAAAATGTTGCATTTTTTTAAACATTTCCTCTTGGCGTGCCGCTAAAGTAACCAATTGAGAATTTAATGCTTGTATCTCGGTCCCGCCGAGTTTTTATCCGGGACTGCTAGGTTTCTATCTTGGACCGCCGGGTTTCTACCACAATTTCAGCCGCATTTAATCGTTTCGTAAATCATGCAATAGTAGCTTCCTCTTTCGTCTTTCTAAGGGAGTCTTCTAACTCGCCGTTCTTCTTTGTGTGGCTCTTGTAGTGTCGTTTCGACCATAACCGAGACCTTTTATGTACCTCGATTTTGTACCAAGTATAGTATCCATAATTTGATCAATAGTCATGGAAGGCTCTCTGGGCTCTCCCGAAGTATATACATCTTTCAAATCTTTCAGTTGTTCGCATaagaatattaatattatttaaattaattataaatctAGCAGCAAATACAACTATATTGCAGTGAAAATCACGCTACCAAATAGCCGCACAAGACAGAAATTCTACCAGGGAACACAACAACATCTTGTTTGGAAATCTTGTTCCTTATAATCTTCCTCCTTGGAAATGTTTTAAGGACCCATTCATGATGATGTCATTGCTTATTCCTGGTCCTCAAGCACCTGGAAAGGATATTGATGTTTATTTGCGTCCTTTGATTGATGATTTGAAAGAGTTATGGAGTGATGGTGTAGAGACACTTGATGCGTCAACTGGGGAGTGCTTTAAGATGCATGCCGCTGTTTTATGGACCATAAATGACTTTCCAGCTTATGGTAGGTTCTGAAATTTCTTACTTTCACAGATGTCTAATAATCTATACTATTTATTATTAGACTACTGATATCATATTGTAAGAACAGTTGAAGGagtcaaagtttttttttttttttttttttggtaactgaCATATTGCATTACCAGGGAAATAGATACAAAGTTCGAACACAGGACCCCCTAGAAACAGGACAGAAAGCCCCAGTTCTAGTACTTCAATCATCTTTACATAGGCACTACAAAGCTAAAACAGcctaaggataaaaattaaaccTCTCACGCTGTTTTGCTAGTGGAGATGTTGGTGTTCCTCTACAATGGATATATTGGATGATCTGGCCTCACCAATGTGTCTTCTGTCCTCTTTGTGTTCTGAAATAGTCTTTGAATCCTCTCCTGCCATAGGTAATAGACGCAGCCAGCTAATGAGATTCTGTAGATTTCAGCTTTTGAATTGTTTCCTGTTGCATCGCTCTTGGCCCAATTCAGTTCTTCCAACCACCCTTGTACTGGTTTTGAGATGCCTTGCCAATGTAGTATCTTTTGCTATATGAGTGCTGATATTGGACAGAGGAAGAATAAGTGCTGAATGTTTTCATCTGCTCCTTCACACAATGGACATGTAGGACTGTAGTTCCTACCCCATTTTATCAATCTATCTTTGGTGTACAATTTTCTTTGCAGAGCTAAATTTAGAATGAACAACCATTTAGGACTTCCTTGGTTATTGCAAATGAGCTTCTTCCACTGAATCTTTGGATAGGTACCTCTCAGTCTGTTGTACATTTTCTTAATAGAGTAATTCTGCTGGCTGAGGAATTCAGCTCTAGTGATCAGTGCATTCTCCAAAGAAGGAGTCAAACTTTGTAAGTGCAATTTTTGTTAATTCTGTGGCAATCTGTTCACTTCATAGAGAATGAGCAATAAGCTAACTCATTCCAAGAAGATTCGTAAGATAATGAATTGCATACTAACGAGGTTCTCCCGTGACCTTTAAATGTTGTTGATGaagagttatatattttttatatcctTACGCAACTATTGTCGTTGcaattatttctttgatattAATTAgcttttacttattttatcatGAAGCGTTGTTTTACGAGTGTAATTTCAATTGTTCATGAAGATGTATTTCGGATGATAGGttaatgaaaaacaaaaaagaattagTAGTGTATAATTATCGACTTATGTGATGCATAGACATGTGCAACAAATACTACACTGTGTATATTAGAAACCGTTTATTTATATCAGTTAGTGATGTGTAAACTTAGCACTATTTGCGATAGCAGCACACAATTTGACAGCtggtttatttatttaatagttCATTCTAGGTAGATGCACTGGCAGaaatcaaaaataatataactCTGTTGAAGTTTTTGTATCTCTAATTAACATGATCACTATGAGAAGACCAAATGCGGATTTAGGATCTAAAATTTATAGGTTTGACCTGTAAGATTCTTAGCAGTAAACTTGTGGTACTTTTAGAATTAGGAGTTCAGATCTAATATTTGTTGGAATTTTAGCGGATTTTCACATGTAAATCTAAATTTCACGTCAAATAAGCGAGTTGAATATGCAACTCATATTATACAATGGGTTAGATCAATAATATATTTATAGAGCTTACTTAAAGAGGAAACTTGCCTCCCTGTAAGTCTTTTTTCCGTTTTCATTTTGGAGACCAACTTTATTAGTAAGAACATGAagaacagagagagagagaaaagttgCGCAATCATTAATTGTATTTTCTCAAGGAGAAGAGCTCTTCTTCTGCTACTgaacatatattatattttttttatgaattagGTAATTTATCTGGATGGAGCACTAAGGGATACATGGCATGTCCTACTTGCAATAAGGATGCACCTTCACAGAGGGTAAGAAGTAAAATCTGTTACATGGGTCACCGTCGGTATCTTGAAGCTAGCCACCCATGGAGAAGAAGCAAGAAATTTGATGGGAAGacagaaaaaagaataaaaccAAAAGAGCTCTCAGGAGATAATGTCTTGCAACAATTGGATTTACTCAGTACTGATAAACCAGGAAAACActcaaataataagaaaaataaacgtCTTCCTGAAGAGTTGAATTGGGTGAGGAGAagtattttatttgagttaccaTATTGGAAGAGCTTGAAGTTGCGGCATAATTTAGGTGTCATGCACATAGAAAAGAGCATTTGTGAGAGTATTCTGGGGACTTTATTAAATATTGATGGGAAAACTAAGGACACATATAAAGCAAGACAAGATCTTAAGGATATGAACATAAGAAAAGAACTATGGTTGCAACATGATGGTTCTAGTTGTACAATGCCACCGCTTGTTATACTATgtcaaaaaaagagaaaaaaagtttTGGGCATTTGTAAAAGATGTTAAATTTCCTGATGGTTATGCTTCAAATATCTCAGGGTGTGTAAGTGAGGATGATGGTGAAATAAGTAGACTCAAAAGTCATGACTATCATGTCCTGTTACAACAAGTGCTACCTATTGCTATTCGtggatttgaaaataaaaatgtctCTTCATCATTGATTGAGTTAGGCGATTTCTTCCAACGATTATGTTGTAAGACATTGAGACGAGATGACTTAGAACAACTTGAAAGGGATATAATTGTTATATTATGTAAGCTTGAGATGATCTTTCCACTCGCTTTTTCGATGTTATGGTACATTTGGTCGTGCATTTACCACGAGAGGCTATGTATGGGGGACCAAGACAATATCGTTGGATGTACAAAATTGAGAGGTTCTTGTGCAAGCTTAAGCGTTATGTGCGAAACAAGGCACGACGAAGGTTCTATTGCGAGAAGGCTATATTATTGATGAATGTTTGACATTTTGCTCTATGTATCTTACCGACATCGAAACTAGATTTAATCGTGAAGATCGAAATGATGATGGATCTAGCAAGAAAGATGAACTGTTCTAGACATATTTTCAAAGAGTGCTAGACCATTTGGAGATGGAGATTATGATGCCATACCAAGGAAAGATCTTGATATGGCTCGGTGGTATGTGTTGAATAATTGCGAAGAAGTAATCTTTTCTTCGGTGAgtaatttttctatttatatattgatatttttattttttaatactatttctaaataatttattttttacatgCGAGAGAGCATAAAGAAGAGTTGGTGAAACAAGATGTTGGGAATATAGAAGAGAAACACAGAGAACAATTTCCTTTATGGTTTAAAAGGAAAGTAAGTGATTTTAAGATAATAATCATGTTGTtgtgtttaaattttaatctttttcttctttactAATTGAacacaatatttttttaatcatagattttgaaattatataataAGGACAAGTCAATGTCTATCAAGAAATTATATCCTTTGGCAATGGAATCTGATGTGCGTGGAAGAAAACATACTGGctgtgttataaatggtgttaGGTATCTTATTCAACGACGCGATGAATTACGTAAAAGTCAGAATTGTGGTATAGTTGTTGCAGGctatcatgaaaatgagttgATTGATTTTTATGGTATTATAACTGACATCATTGAGTTAGAGTATGTTGATGAGAATCGagtttttctatttaaatgcaAGTGGTTTGATCTTCGCAAGAAAACAGGGATGCAAAAAGATAAACATTTTACGAGCATATGTGTTAAAAGATTTTGGTATGAACATGATTCTTTCGTACTAGCTACTCAAGCAAAACAAGTATTTTACATTGATGACCCAAAATTGGGGGAAAATTGGCGAATTGTGCTCAAATTTCAAGATAGACACTTATATGATGTCCCGGAGAAGGAAAATTCAGAGACAAAAAGTGATGAGTCACATATTACAAATAATGATGTGTATCAAGACATGTCACTTGAAAGTAATTTGATTGTCAATGATACGGTGGATATGTTGAGTAAACTACATAGAGATGATGTTGAACCGATTACCTTGGATGCAAATGTAATTGAATTGGATGCTCAAACAGAACCAGAAGTTGAAGTTGATTATATCGAAGAAGATTCTGACCAAGAGGATGACACTATGGTAGAGTACATAAGTGATAATGAGGAGAATGAAGGTAATAATAGTACTAATGATGATGAAGCTGATAGCACAGGTGATGGCGACGACATTGGCTTGTGATGTAACCTCATAATAGTAAGGTCGGCATTACTGTTAATAgtttttatgaattttgtatcttgTTTAGCGGATTTCAGGGGGATGACTTTCATAAGTTATTTGCAGATTTTGTCTGATTGAATTATGTATATCTTCTTATGTCTGAAAACCTACGAATGTAGAAACTTCTAGCTTTTAATCACAGCCTTTTCTGCCTTTCATCTTTTAGAGAATTTAAGATTATTTTGGTGCTTTGAAAAGTTAATAAGCACCTAGCATCTGAAAACTGCCACAAATATCTAGACTAGATTATCACATAAAATGCAGGGCCGCTTGAAGATCGCAGACTTTGGGTGGTCTGTACAATCAAGAAGCAAGAGACATACAATGTGCGAAACTCTGGACTATCTAGCATCGGAAATGGTGGAGAACAAAGCTCATGATTATGCGATTGACAATTGGACTCTAGGGATCCTCTGCTACGAGTTTTTATACAATGTGCCTCCATTTGAGGCCGAGAGACAGACCGACACATTCAAAAGGTAACTATTCTTCTGCTtctgtcatcttttaatcataTCTTGGAAAATCAAGATAAACTAACTTGAGTATTATAGAATTATGAAGGTAGACCTCAGCTTCCCGTCAACACCTGATGTATATGCTGAAGCTAAGAATCTCATTAGCCAGGTAAATTGATTAGTACTTGTCTATGCTTTAGTTCTGTAAGAAGAAACTACATAAACTGAAGGGTGGTTAGTTAAAGCACATACAGTGCATATAGAAAATAATACTGGTGTATATAGGTCAAAGAGTTACGTTTTAAAACACTTGCAAAATTTCTGGTTGCACGCCTTTTTTCTGATTGTTTCCTTTCTCTTTGCAGCTTCTTGTGAAGGACTTTTCTAAAATGCTTTCTTTTCAAAAGATCATGGAGCATCCTTGGATAATTAAGAATGTCACATGACACTATAATTTGAGTCGCTTCGTCAATTTTCATCGTTTAGTTAAAGCGCCCTGTCTAGTGAAACTGTGAAAGTAACCGATAACATAAAGTTTGTTTTTTCACCTGCTGGTgtttcaactctttttgctatTACATATGATATGTAAATGTAATCATCTTGGTTTCAATAGTTTGTATCAGATGGAGTGTGAAGCTATGTTGGTGGACATTGATATAGTTTCCTGGAAATAGTTGTATATCATTTACATATGACTTTACTGGATTTTCTATTAACTTCGAAATTAGTTTCTTACCTTATTCTCATAGTTTACTACTGTTACTCTTTATGATGCAGGATTCTCCCAGTGCAGCTCGGACTTTGGATTTAGATTCAATTCTTGAGGCTAGAACTGGTGGGACACGACCCACtggtgaagttgaaggaagcaATTACAATCATCATTCGATCTTGACAATTGCATTCCACTTTGCTTTTGAGAATCACTATCGAGAAAATGTATTCCACTGCTAAGATATCCAAGTGACCTGCACAAGTTATTCTAGATTTACGAAGGAAGCAGTAGTATGCATCCTATAGAGATCGCTAGATTTATACTCTTTACTGGGAAGTTTGACAGAGGATAAGCACCAAAGAAAGTGTTTGTTCACCTTATTGTAGCGCTAAAAGTAGACTAGAACTTGAAATGGAAGTATTTGGCAGGCCAGGTAGATTTTCTTGGTTTCGTATTACAAGATTGAATTGGACAATGGAGATTATTTCATGTCATTGATTGG
This genomic window contains:
- the LOC132043450 gene encoding uncharacterized protein LOC132043450 isoform X2, with the protein product MDILDDLASPMCLLSSLCSEIVFESSPAIGNLSGWSTKGYMACPTCNKDAPSQRVRSKICYMGHRRYLEASHPWRRSKKFDGKTEKRIKPKELSGDNVLQQLDLLSTDKPGKHSNNKKNKRLPEELNWVRRSILFELPYWKSLKLRHNLGVMHIEKSICESILGTLLNIDGKTKDTYKARQDLKDMNIRKELWLQHDGSSCTMPPLVILCQKKRKKVLGICKRC
- the LOC132043450 gene encoding uncharacterized protein LOC132043450 isoform X1 codes for the protein MMMSLLIPGPQAPGKDIDVYLRPLIDDLKELWSDGVETLDASTGECFKMHAAVLWTINDFPAYGNLSGWSTKGYMACPTCNKDAPSQRVRSKICYMGHRRYLEASHPWRRSKKFDGKTEKRIKPKELSGDNVLQQLDLLSTDKPGKHSNNKKNKRLPEELNWVRRSILFELPYWKSLKLRHNLGVMHIEKSICESILGTLLNIDGKTKDTYKARQDLKDMNIRKELWLQHDGSSCTMPPLVILCQKKRKKVLGICKRC
- the LOC132043451 gene encoding serine/threonine-protein kinase Aurora-3-like, which produces MQGRLKIADFGWSVQSRSKRHTMCETLDYLASEMVENKAHDYAIDNWTLGILCYEFLYNVPPFEAERQTDTFKRIMKVDLSFPSTPDVYAEAKNLISQLLVKDFSKMLSFQKIMEHPWIIKNVT
- the LOC132043449 gene encoding uncharacterized protein LOC132043449, with product MSIKKLYPLAMESDVRGRKHTGCVINGVRYLIQRRDELRKSQNCGIVVAGYHENELIDFYGIITDIIELEYVDENRVFLFKCKWFDLRKKTGMQKDKHFTSICVKRFWYEHDSFVLATQAKQVFYIDDPKLGENWRIVLKFQDRHLYDVPEKENSETKSDESHITNNDVYQDMSLESNLIVNDTVDMLSKLHRDDVEPITLDANVIELDAQTEPEVEVDYIEEDSDQEDDTMVEYISDNEENEGNNSTNDDEADSTGDGDDIGL